A genomic region of Rhodococcus pyridinivorans contains the following coding sequences:
- a CDS encoding bifunctional 3'-5' exonuclease/DNA polymerase — protein sequence MRTVVVPHPADGRGRRGASIVEVDAFGAPLSSVREYPGFADAVAAIEAESRPRWVWTSTASVYPELLRADVRVQRCHDLATTGAILAVREGLPPPTAEEPVDERPGLFDAAPAIDVEAVVEQFAEQRRRISGDARLELLTAAESAGALAAAEMGFDGLPFSAQAHRRLLEDTLGPRPTGYDLPSRIAEVVEEVSAVFGRPVNPASHSEVLEAFRREGITVESTRKHVLQRIDHPAVPLLLRHRELSKLYSTNGWHWLDTWVRDDRFRPVYVPGAVVSGRWASRGGGALQIPKALRSSVIADPGRSFVVADAGQLEPRILAAMSGDRRMVAAAGSDDLYAPVAAASFGGDRAKAKVAVLGVLYGATSGDARALLTVLRRSFPTAVDFVERAARAGERGEVVHSWLGRACPPAPEGFHSHGDAHARGRFTRNFVVQATAAEWALCVLAELRRRLTTDPDPTAGDLVFFQHDEVVVHTGNPELASSHITASVEVATRLMFGDTQVRFPMDTAVRSVYAEDAGGE from the coding sequence GAATCGCGACCGCGTTGGGTGTGGACCTCGACGGCATCGGTCTATCCCGAGCTGCTCCGCGCCGATGTTCGGGTGCAGCGATGCCACGATCTCGCCACCACCGGCGCCATCCTTGCCGTACGCGAGGGCCTACCCCCGCCCACTGCGGAGGAGCCGGTCGACGAGCGGCCCGGCCTCTTCGATGCGGCTCCCGCGATCGACGTCGAGGCGGTGGTCGAGCAGTTCGCCGAGCAACGTCGCCGCATCTCCGGCGACGCCCGCCTCGAGTTGCTCACCGCCGCCGAATCGGCCGGCGCTCTCGCAGCGGCCGAGATGGGTTTCGACGGGTTGCCGTTCTCGGCGCAAGCGCATCGTCGCCTCCTCGAGGACACCCTCGGGCCGCGCCCGACCGGCTACGACCTGCCGAGCCGTATCGCCGAAGTGGTCGAGGAGGTCAGCGCGGTCTTCGGCCGCCCCGTGAATCCCGCCTCCCACAGCGAGGTGCTCGAGGCGTTCCGTCGCGAGGGCATCACCGTCGAGTCGACCCGCAAGCATGTGCTGCAGCGGATCGACCATCCCGCGGTGCCTCTGTTGCTGCGGCACCGCGAGCTGTCGAAGTTGTACAGCACGAACGGCTGGCACTGGCTCGACACCTGGGTCCGCGACGACCGGTTCCGTCCGGTCTATGTTCCCGGCGCGGTCGTATCGGGCCGGTGGGCGAGTCGCGGCGGTGGCGCTCTGCAGATCCCCAAGGCGCTGCGGTCGAGCGTGATCGCCGACCCGGGGCGGTCGTTCGTCGTCGCCGACGCGGGCCAGCTCGAACCGCGCATCCTGGCGGCGATGTCGGGCGATCGGCGCATGGTCGCGGCTGCCGGTTCGGACGATCTGTACGCCCCGGTCGCCGCGGCGTCCTTCGGCGGCGACCGCGCGAAGGCGAAGGTCGCGGTGCTCGGTGTTCTGTACGGCGCCACGTCGGGCGACGCGCGTGCCCTGCTGACGGTGCTGCGTCGCAGCTTCCCGACCGCCGTCGACTTCGTCGAACGTGCCGCCCGTGCGGGTGAACGTGGCGAGGTGGTGCATTCGTGGCTGGGCCGTGCGTGCCCACCCGCTCCGGAAGGCTTCCACTCCCACGGTGATGCGCATGCGCGGGGCCGGTTCACGCGGAACTTCGTCGTGCAGGCCACCGCGGCCGAGTGGGCGCTGTGCGTGCTTGCGGAACTGCGACGGCGGCTGACCACCGATCCCGACCCGACGGCCGGCGATCTCGTGTTCTTCCAGCACGACGAGGTGGTGGTGCACACCGGCAACCCGGAACTCGCGTCGTCGCACATCACGGCGTCGGTCGAGGTGGCGACGCGCCTGATGTTCGGCGACACGCAGGTTCGTTTCCCGATGGACACCGCCGTGCGCAGCGTCTACGCCGAGGATGCGGGCGGCGAGTAG
- a CDS encoding DNA-3-methyladenine glycosylase family protein — translation MITTLRIPVAEPVAVGPMLASLRSHTVPGYEHHNSATGTHHRAIRTNGGAAHVAVRFADPATPDDGRHGDVRHLEVHVETAGRADVEEIEERVRKWLDLGVDPSVVDAAFEPDPVLGPLVQTHPGLRVLGTTDWFATAVSTVLGQQVSVAAACTFAGRLVAAFGDGAPGGLRCFPTPHRLATVEQSELRAVIGTTQSRARTVAELARVAADGVAPEHLSFAADLLALPGIGPWTVDYLALRLGDRDAYPSGDLVLRRALQVESAREAAERAEQWRPWRAYAVMHLWTHATYSPPASSA, via the coding sequence ATGATCACCACCCTCCGGATCCCGGTGGCCGAACCCGTTGCGGTGGGGCCGATGCTCGCGTCGCTGCGAAGCCACACCGTCCCCGGCTACGAACACCACAACAGCGCTACCGGCACCCATCACCGCGCGATCCGCACGAACGGCGGCGCCGCGCACGTCGCCGTCCGCTTCGCCGACCCTGCGACACCCGACGACGGGAGACACGGGGATGTGCGACATCTCGAGGTTCATGTCGAGACCGCAGGTCGCGCGGATGTCGAGGAGATCGAAGAGAGGGTCCGGAAGTGGCTCGATCTCGGCGTCGACCCGTCCGTCGTGGATGCGGCATTCGAGCCCGATCCCGTGCTCGGGCCTCTTGTGCAGACCCACCCCGGTCTGCGCGTGCTCGGCACCACCGACTGGTTCGCCACCGCCGTGTCGACAGTGCTCGGGCAGCAGGTGAGTGTCGCTGCGGCATGCACATTCGCAGGACGACTCGTCGCAGCCTTCGGCGACGGTGCACCCGGTGGGTTGCGATGCTTCCCTACGCCGCACCGACTCGCGACGGTCGAGCAGAGCGAGCTGCGTGCCGTCATCGGCACGACGCAGTCGCGCGCCCGCACCGTCGCCGAACTGGCCCGGGTCGCAGCCGACGGGGTGGCGCCGGAGCATCTGTCGTTCGCGGCAGACCTTCTCGCGCTTCCCGGGATCGGACCGTGGACCGTCGACTATCTCGCTCTACGACTCGGCGACCGCGACGCGTATCCGTCCGGCGACCTCGTTCTCCGACGAGCCCTGCAGGTGGAGAGTGCGCGCGAAGCCGCCGAGCGCGCCGAACAATGGCGGCCGTGGCGGGCCTACGCCGTCATGCATCTGTGGACACACGCCACCTACTCGCCGCCCGCATCCTCGGCGTAG